A single region of the Onychomys torridus chromosome 11, mOncTor1.1, whole genome shotgun sequence genome encodes:
- the Prg4 gene encoding proteoglycan 4 isoform X2: MGWKILPICLTLLLPAFLIQQASSQDLSSCAGRCGEGYSRDATCNCDYNCQHYMECCPDFKRVCTTELSCKGRCFESFSRGRECDCDSQCKEFGKCCADYDSFCEEVKDNKKNTPKKEPNPEAPVVDEAGSGLDNADPPVLSPIVIPGNDNMASTLNHGMNINPMLSDETNLCNGKPVDGLTTLRNGTLVAFRGHYFWMLNPFRPPSPPRRITEVWGIPSPIDTVFTRCNCEGKTFFFKDSQYWRFTNDVQDAGYPKQIVKGFGGLTGKVVAALSIAKYNDRPESVYFFKRGGNIQQYTYKHEPMRKCTGKRPVINYSVYRGAAQVRRRRFERAVGPLQTHTFRIHYSMPMRVAYQDKGFLHNEVKVSTLWRGFPSVVTSAIALPNVRKPDGYDYYAFSKDQYYNIDVPTRTARAITTRSGQTLSKAWYNCP, encoded by the exons ATGGGATGGAAAATACTTCCCATCTGCTTGACGCTGCTGCTCCCTGCTTTCTTGATTCAACAAGCTTCATCTCAAG ATTTATCAAGCTGTGCAGGGAGATGTGGGGAAGGGTATTCTAGAGATGCCACCTGCAACTGTGATTATAACTGTCAACACTACATGGAGTGCTGTCCTGATTTCAAGAGAGTCTGCACTACAG AGCTCTCCTGCAAAGGCCGCTGCTTCGAGTCCTTCTCACGAGGCAGGGAGTGTGACTGTGACTCCCAGTGTAAAGAGTTTGGCAAGTGCTGTGCTGATTATGACAGCTTCTGCGAAGAAG taaaAGATAACAAGAAAAACACCCCTAAAAAGGAACCTAATCCAGAAGCACCAGTTGTAGATGAAGCTGGAAGTGGACTGGATAATGCTGA CCCCCCTGTGTTATCCCCCATTGTTATTCCAGGCAATGATAACATGGCCAGCACACTCAACCACGGCATGAACATCAATCCCATGCTTTCAG atgaGACCAATTTATGCAATGGTAAGCCAGTGGATGGACTGACTACTTTGCGCAATGGGACGTTAGTTGCATTTCGAG GTCATTATTTCTGGATGCTAAATCCATTCAGACCCCCATCTCCACCGCGCAGAATTACAGAAGTCTGGGGTATTCCTTCTCCTATTGACACTGTTTTCACTAGATGCAACTGTGAAGGGAAAACTTTCTTCTTTAAG GATTCTCAGTACTGGCGCTTCACCAATGACGTACAGGATGCTGGGTATCCTAAACAAATTGTCAAAGGCTTCGGGGGACTGACAGGGAAGGTAGTGGCGGCTCTGTCAATAGCCAAGTACAATGACAGGCCTGAATCTGTGTACTTCTTCAAGAGAG GTGGCAACATACAGCAGTACACTTATAAACATGAGCCCATGAGAAAGTGCACTGGAAAGAGGCCCGTTATAAACTACTCCGTGTACAGGGGAGCGGCGCAGGTCAGGAGGCGCCGCTTTGAGCGTGCTGTCGGACCTCTCCAGACACACACCTTCAGAATCCATTACTCGATGCCCATGAGAGTTGCTTATCAAGACAAGG GTTTCCTCCATAATGAAGTTAAAGTGAGCACACTGTGGAGAGGGTTTCCAAGTGTTGTTACCTCGGCAATAGCACTGCCTAACGTCAGAAAACCCGACGGCTACGATTACTACGCCTTTTCTAAAG ATCAGTACTACAACATCGATGTGCCAACTAGAACAGCGAGAGCAATTACTACTCGTTCTGGGCAGACTCTCTCCAAAGCCTGGTACAACTGCCCTTAG
- the Prg4 gene encoding proteoglycan 4 isoform X1 — translation MGWKILPICLTLLLPAFLIQQASSQDLSSCAGRCGEGYSRDATCNCDYNCQHYMECCPDFKRVCTTELSCKGRCFESFSRGRECDCDSQCKEFGKCCADYDSFCEEVHNPTSPPPKTAPPPPGAPPIIKSTTKRSPKPPKKKTKKVVESEEITEEHSVSENQESSSSSSSSSSTIRKIKSSKNSANRELQKKPKVKDNKKNTPKKEPNPEAPVVDEAGSGLDNAESKLTPPPDNPTTPSPKSTAAKPASAKPSLAPNSETTKEASSTSNKETTVETKETSTTNKQTSASKKEKTTSAKEIRSAENKDAAPTADAPTPTASKNAAPTTTKKPVPTTTKEPAPTTTKKPITTTKEPAPTTPKKPEPTTPKEPEPTTKKPEPTTPKEPEPTTPKEPEPTSPKKPAPTMPKEPEPTTPKEPEPTTPKEPEPTTPKEPEPTTPKEPEPTTPKEPEPTTPKEPEPTTPKEPEPTTPKEPEPTTPKEPAPTTPKEPEPTTPKKPAPTTPKEPEPTTPKEPAPTTPKEPEPTTPKEPEPTTPKEPAPTTPKEPEPTTPKEPAPTTPKEPEPTTPKEPEPTTPKEQAPTTPKEPEPTAPKEPAPTTPKDSEPTTKEPVPTTPKEPEPTTPKEPAPTTPKEPEPTTPKKPAPITPKEPEPTTPKEPEPTTTKKPEPSTPEEPTPEVSEPETIAAKEKTTEKDTPKTTTVALKTTITPEETTKSESSTTTQVTPTTQETTSPQKTTMKATTLVPKVPEPTEETLNKPEEPTPAPEDSDDSKTPPKPQKPTKAPKKPTSTKKPKAPKKPTSTKKPKGRKPKTTPSPVKTTPAMPEVNTTPLEVVLPTTASPNQTPNSEAAEVNLDHEDAEGGEGGKRVMIPSPPVLSPIVIPGNDNMASTLNHGMNINPMLSDETNLCNGKPVDGLTTLRNGTLVAFRGHYFWMLNPFRPPSPPRRITEVWGIPSPIDTVFTRCNCEGKTFFFKDSQYWRFTNDVQDAGYPKQIVKGFGGLTGKVVAALSIAKYNDRPESVYFFKRGGNIQQYTYKHEPMRKCTGKRPVINYSVYRGAAQVRRRRFERAVGPLQTHTFRIHYSMPMRVAYQDKGFLHNEVKVSTLWRGFPSVVTSAIALPNVRKPDGYDYYAFSKDQYYNIDVPTRTARAITTRSGQTLSKAWYNCP, via the exons ATGGGATGGAAAATACTTCCCATCTGCTTGACGCTGCTGCTCCCTGCTTTCTTGATTCAACAAGCTTCATCTCAAG ATTTATCAAGCTGTGCAGGGAGATGTGGGGAAGGGTATTCTAGAGATGCCACCTGCAACTGTGATTATAACTGTCAACACTACATGGAGTGCTGTCCTGATTTCAAGAGAGTCTGCACTACAG AGCTCTCCTGCAAAGGCCGCTGCTTCGAGTCCTTCTCACGAGGCAGGGAGTGTGACTGTGACTCCCAGTGTAAAGAGTTTGGCAAGTGCTGTGCTGATTATGACAGCTTCTGCGAAGAAG TGCATAACCCCACATCACCACCTCCAAAGACTGCACCTCCGCCTCCAGGAGCACCTCCCATCATCAAATCAACCACCAAACGCTCACCCAAACCACCAAAAAAGAAGACTAAGAAAGTTGTAGAATCAGAGGAAATAACAGAAG aacattctgtttctgaaaatcaagagtcttcctcctcctcctcctcttcctcttcaactATTCGGAAAATCAAGTCTTCCAAAAATTCAGCTAATAGAGAATTACAGAAGAAACCAAAAG taaaAGATAACAAGAAAAACACCCCTAAAAAGGAACCTAATCCAGAAGCACCAGTTGTAGATGAAGCTGGAAGTGGACTGGATAATGCTGAGTCCAAGCTCACGCCACCTCCTGACAATCCTACCACTCCATCTCCCAAGAGCACAGCAGCAAAACCAGCAAGTGCTAAACCCAGTCTTGCACCTAATTCTGAGACTACCAAAGAGGCATCTTCAACTTCCAATAAAGAGACAACCGTTGAAACGAAGGAGACTTCTACGACGAACAAACAGACTTCTGCCAGTAAGAAAGAGAAAACGACTTCAGCTAAAGAGATACGGAGTGCAGAGAATAAAGATGCTGCCCCCACAGCTGACGCTCCCACACCTACCGCCTCCAAGAACGCAGCTCCTACTACCACCAAGAAGCCAGTGCCCACTACTACAAAGGAACCagctcccaccaccaccaagaagCCTATAACTACAACCAAGGAACCTGCTCCTACCACGCCCAAGAAGCCTGAACCCACCACCCCCAAGGAGCCTGAGCCCACTACCAAAAAGCCTGAGCCCACCACCCCCAAGGAGCCTGAGCCCACTACCCCTAAGGAGCCTGAACCCACCAGCCCCAAGAAACCAGCTCCCACGATGCCTAAGGAGCCTGAACCCACCACCCCCAAGGAGCCTGAGCCCACTACCCCCAAGGAGCCTGAGCCCACTACCCCCAAGGAGCCTGAGCCCACTACCCCCAAGGAGCCTGAGCCCACTACCCCCAAGGAGCCTGAGCCCACCACCCCCAAGGAGCCTGAGCCCACAACCCCTAAGGAGCCTGAACCCACCACCCCCAAGGAGCCTGAGCCCACCACCCCCAAGGAGCCAGCTCCCACAACACCTAAGGAGCCTGAACCCACCACCCCCAAGAAGCCAGCTCCCACAACACCTAAGGAGCCTGAGCCCACCACCCCCAAGGAGCCAGCTCCCACAACACCTAAGGAGCCTGAGCCCACCACCCCCAAGGAACCTGAGCCCACCACCCCCAAGGAGCCAGCTCCCACAACACCTAAGGAGCCTGAGCCCACCACCCCCAAGGAGCCAGCTCCCACAACACCTAAGGAGCCTGAACCCACCACCCCCAAGGAACCTGAGCCCACCACACCCAAGGAACAAGCTCCCACCACCCCCAAGGAACCTGAGCCCACCGCCCCCAAGGAGCCAGCTCCCACAACCCCTAAGGATTCTGAACCCACCACCAAGGAACCAGTTCCTACCACCCCCAAGGAACCTGAGCCCACCACCCCCAAGGAACCAGCTCCCACAACCCCTAAGGAGCCTGAACCCACCACCCCCAAGAAACCAGCTCCCATAACCCCTAAGGAGCCTGAACCCACCACCCCTAAGGAGCCTGAGCCCACTACCACAAAGAAGCCTGAACCCAGCACCCCTGAGGAACCGACTCCTGAGGTAAGCGAACCTGAAACGATAGCAGCTAAAGAGAAGACAACAGAAAAAGACACACCCAAAACTACAACTGTTGCCCTTAAGACAACAATTACCCCAGAAGAGACTACCAAATCTGAATCAAGTACCACCACACAAGTAACACCTACAACTCAAGAAACCACATCACCCCAAAAAACTACCATGAAAGCAACTACTCTCGTACCCAAAGTACCGGAGCCGACTGAAGAGACTCTGAACAAACCTGAAGAACCGACCCCTGCACCTGAAGATTCTGATGATTCTAAGACACCTCCAAAACCCCAGAAACCAACCAAAGCACCCAAGAAGCCCACCTCTACCAAAAAGCCAAAAGCACCCAAGAAGCCCACCTCTACCAAAAAGCCAAAAGggagaaaaccaaaaaccacaccATCTCCTGTAAAGACAACTCCAGCAATGCCTGAAGTGAACACCACCCCCTTAGAAGTCGTGTTACCAACCACCGCCAGCCCTAACCAAACTCCAAACTCAGAAGCAGCTGAAGTAAACCTCGATCATGAAGATGCGGAAGGAGGTGAAGGAGGAAAACGTGTAATGATTCCCAGCCCCCCTGTGTTATCCCCCATTGTTATTCCAGGCAATGATAACATGGCCAGCACACTCAACCACGGCATGAACATCAATCCCATGCTTTCAG atgaGACCAATTTATGCAATGGTAAGCCAGTGGATGGACTGACTACTTTGCGCAATGGGACGTTAGTTGCATTTCGAG GTCATTATTTCTGGATGCTAAATCCATTCAGACCCCCATCTCCACCGCGCAGAATTACAGAAGTCTGGGGTATTCCTTCTCCTATTGACACTGTTTTCACTAGATGCAACTGTGAAGGGAAAACTTTCTTCTTTAAG GATTCTCAGTACTGGCGCTTCACCAATGACGTACAGGATGCTGGGTATCCTAAACAAATTGTCAAAGGCTTCGGGGGACTGACAGGGAAGGTAGTGGCGGCTCTGTCAATAGCCAAGTACAATGACAGGCCTGAATCTGTGTACTTCTTCAAGAGAG GTGGCAACATACAGCAGTACACTTATAAACATGAGCCCATGAGAAAGTGCACTGGAAAGAGGCCCGTTATAAACTACTCCGTGTACAGGGGAGCGGCGCAGGTCAGGAGGCGCCGCTTTGAGCGTGCTGTCGGACCTCTCCAGACACACACCTTCAGAATCCATTACTCGATGCCCATGAGAGTTGCTTATCAAGACAAGG GTTTCCTCCATAATGAAGTTAAAGTGAGCACACTGTGGAGAGGGTTTCCAAGTGTTGTTACCTCGGCAATAGCACTGCCTAACGTCAGAAAACCCGACGGCTACGATTACTACGCCTTTTCTAAAG ATCAGTACTACAACATCGATGTGCCAACTAGAACAGCGAGAGCAATTACTACTCGTTCTGGGCAGACTCTCTCCAAAGCCTGGTACAACTGCCCTTAG